The Nitrospira sp. genome window below encodes:
- a CDS encoding glutamate-5-semialdehyde dehydrogenase: MPPEIPNKLYIDKLLKNSRKVSLEVARLSGAVKSATLHAMADRVLSDESPLLEANAKDIEALGKSLDSADAKNRIKAAVARVRVTADHIKEMADRLHLIADLPDPVGLVTSRQERPDGLQVSRVRVPIGVIGVISERNPLIMVESIALCLKSGNLCIFRGAGEWRWTHQAIDVRLQDVAVAGGVPPGAWVLIDRDEKEVALELMRAGKGLDAMIVRGGPGLRKTAAEQVKVPILCDDGGLTHLYIDEDTDLPMAQNLVINSKVQQTGAANALDTLLVQQVVGRQFLPPLINRLLDQFKIEVRACPKTVALMGQMAMTGHTAIVPATDGDWQTQFAGPVLAIKMVEHLSEALQHIETHGPCLTAGIATSRYDSAMRFTREVNAGAVLVNASTRLHAGDGFGMGTDLGLSVGKLHAKGPIGLEQLTCEKYVACGMGQLRLPHPVPDTYFDAIMLKRP; the protein is encoded by the coding sequence ATGCCGCCAGAAATCCCCAATAAGCTCTATATCGACAAGCTCTTAAAGAATAGCAGAAAAGTGTCGCTGGAGGTGGCTCGTCTTTCTGGTGCGGTGAAGTCGGCCACGCTTCATGCCATGGCTGACCGGGTCTTATCTGATGAATCGCCCCTTCTGGAGGCCAACGCCAAAGATATTGAGGCCTTAGGAAAATCTCTCGACAGCGCCGATGCGAAAAATCGGATCAAGGCTGCGGTCGCGCGCGTGCGCGTAACGGCCGACCATATTAAGGAGATGGCAGATCGACTGCATCTCATCGCCGATCTGCCGGATCCCGTCGGACTCGTGACTTCCAGACAGGAGCGTCCTGATGGGCTGCAAGTGTCACGGGTAAGGGTACCGATCGGGGTCATCGGGGTGATCTCGGAGCGGAACCCGCTTATCATGGTGGAATCGATCGCGCTCTGTCTCAAGTCGGGTAACCTGTGCATCTTTCGCGGGGCTGGGGAATGGCGATGGACGCATCAGGCGATTGACGTTCGGTTGCAGGATGTGGCGGTAGCGGGTGGCGTGCCACCAGGGGCATGGGTGCTCATTGACCGCGATGAAAAGGAAGTGGCGCTCGAATTGATGCGAGCTGGAAAAGGGTTGGATGCCATGATCGTGCGAGGCGGACCCGGTTTGCGGAAAACCGCTGCAGAGCAAGTCAAGGTTCCAATCCTCTGTGATGACGGCGGGCTCACTCATTTGTATATTGATGAAGACACCGATCTTCCCATGGCGCAGAATCTGGTGATCAATTCAAAGGTGCAACAGACGGGGGCTGCCAACGCGCTCGATACGTTACTTGTGCAGCAGGTCGTGGGACGACAGTTCTTGCCTCCATTGATCAATCGACTGCTGGATCAATTCAAGATCGAAGTACGCGCGTGCCCCAAGACGGTCGCGCTGATGGGGCAGATGGCGATGACAGGTCATACAGCCATCGTCCCAGCTACCGACGGTGACTGGCAGACACAATTTGCCGGTCCGGTTCTCGCCATTAAAATGGTGGAACATCTCAGTGAGGCCTTGCAGCACATTGAGACACATGGCCCCTGTCTTACCGCCGGGATTGCCACCAGTCGCTATGACTCGGCTATGCGGTTTACGCGAGAGGTCAATGCCGGTGCGGTACTAGTGAACGCGTCGACCCGGCTTCACGCGGGTGACGGATTCGGGATGGGAACCGATCTGGGGCTGAGCGTGGGGAAGTTGCACGCTAAAGGTCCGATCGGCTTGGAGCAATTGACCTGCGAGAAGTACGTAGCCTGTGGGATGGGGCAACTCCGATTGCCGCATCCGGTTCCGGATACCTACTTTGATGCCATCATGCTCAAACGGCCGTAA
- a CDS encoding class I SAM-dependent methyltransferase, protein MSTDSSQEAIHDHLAWWGLKHFTSDHDYFTWQRQQWSSGGLAQLTRQAEQKRSGDRHDEIAFYDFTARPTILPVLYSQRYDYYEEMGRRICASLVSAETVLDFGCGPGILTTFYARQCPEKTFVGLDRSRALIAVAQRKASELGIGNVRFDCVDAETDSLPGSYDLAIATHVLMQSEYDPGLPSRSWRTFERKPDPSQQSAFEQRTGLGIRLDRVCKALRLNGRMILCEKTRQLARRVPFQRAVSRRGFGLVGPAEPIHYRSIEEAVDDGPLFLVHRRSHASSGWDERPEEDEGSPFVQDMAQPMNDPGRPLYENHWPSAQGVWEELRDRVAVQEATRQESNGRQVHVERGTSGDLSYLYCANTFDQRQVLIEKQARSAMIEAYYQEIIRGLP, encoded by the coding sequence ATGTCCACTGATTCGTCCCAAGAAGCGATTCACGATCATCTCGCCTGGTGGGGCCTCAAGCACTTCACGTCGGACCACGACTACTTTACCTGGCAACGACAACAATGGTCGTCGGGAGGTCTCGCGCAGCTCACCCGCCAGGCTGAACAAAAGCGAAGCGGCGATCGGCATGATGAAATCGCATTTTATGATTTCACCGCGCGGCCGACGATCTTGCCTGTCCTCTACAGCCAGCGATACGACTACTATGAGGAAATGGGGCGTCGGATCTGCGCATCGCTCGTCTCAGCGGAGACGGTTCTCGATTTCGGCTGCGGCCCCGGCATCCTGACGACCTTCTACGCACGGCAGTGTCCCGAAAAGACGTTCGTAGGACTTGATCGTTCTCGCGCCTTGATTGCGGTCGCGCAGCGAAAGGCAAGCGAGCTCGGTATAGGTAACGTTCGATTTGACTGTGTCGATGCGGAGACCGATTCTCTGCCGGGATCCTATGATCTGGCGATTGCTACTCATGTGCTGATGCAGTCCGAGTACGACCCCGGACTTCCAAGCCGCAGTTGGCGCACGTTCGAGCGCAAGCCCGATCCGTCGCAGCAATCCGCGTTTGAGCAGCGGACCGGGCTTGGGATCAGGCTTGATCGAGTCTGCAAAGCCTTGCGACTGAACGGCCGCATGATCCTGTGCGAGAAGACAAGGCAACTCGCCAGGCGTGTACCCTTCCAACGAGCCGTATCGAGGAGGGGATTCGGACTCGTTGGACCCGCGGAGCCCATTCACTATCGTTCTATTGAAGAAGCGGTGGATGATGGGCCTCTCTTTCTTGTGCATCGACGGTCCCATGCATCATCCGGTTGGGATGAACGACCTGAGGAAGACGAAGGCTCCCCGTTTGTTCAAGATATGGCCCAGCCCATGAACGATCCTGGGAGACCGCTGTATGAAAATCATTGGCCGTCGGCTCAGGGCGTGTGGGAAGAATTGAGGGATCGTGTCGCCGTGCAGGAGGCCACTCGCCAAGAATCGAACGGCCGACAAGTGCATGTTGAACGTGGCACGAGCGGCGACCTCTCCTACCTATACTGCGCGAACACCTTCGATCAACGGCAAGTCCTGATTGAGAAGCAGGCTCGGTCGGCGATGATCGAGGCCTACTACCAAGAAATCATCCGAGGGCTCCCCTAG
- a CDS encoding cytochrome C, which yields MPLSDTVRASRLCLLLMIPVLTGTAAAEDKGPHLSHVTPSDKTLDKKTEERGRYLIKIAGCNDCHTTGYADAAGKIPEQDWLKGDSIGWRGPWGTTYASNLRLYMHNLSEDQWIQVSRAVEFRPPMPWFVLREMTDEDLRAIYRFIRNLGPAGKPAPNFLPPDQEPPTPYILFPSSEETSK from the coding sequence ATGCCTCTTTCTGACACCGTTCGTGCTTCGCGTCTCTGTCTACTTCTGATGATACCCGTGCTGACTGGCACGGCGGCAGCTGAAGACAAGGGACCGCACCTGAGCCACGTGACGCCCTCGGACAAGACATTGGACAAGAAGACCGAGGAGCGGGGTCGGTATCTCATCAAGATCGCCGGCTGCAACGACTGCCACACCACCGGCTATGCAGACGCGGCTGGGAAGATACCTGAGCAAGACTGGCTCAAAGGAGACTCGATCGGTTGGCGGGGCCCCTGGGGAACGACGTATGCGAGCAATTTACGGCTCTACATGCACAATCTCTCGGAAGACCAGTGGATCCAGGTGTCACGCGCCGTCGAGTTTCGGCCCCCGATGCCGTGGTTTGTCCTGCGCGAAATGACGGATGAAGACCTGCGTGCCATCTATCGGTTCATCAGAAATCTTGGGCCAGCCGGAAAGCCAGCACCCAACTTCCTCCCACCAGATCAGGAACCGCCCACTCCCTATATTCTGTTTCCGTCCAGTGAGGAGACGTCGAAATAA
- a CDS encoding SMP-30/gluconolactonase/LRE family protein, which yields MMKDWLCDDTRYADRFRLFVQGLHDEWGGGDSVAEEEELPPPPQNVQAKPGNGRITLTWDPVPDAMYYNLYFQTTKGVQIKFSELTRPIASADDFKSVIGVKKEKASCIEGPTSPYVHDDLANGTCYHYVVTVVTSKGESPESQEVMAIPSPYLLSMVIGQEGVEDGELSSPTGIALDKDGHIYVADTDNHSIQKFDKSGTFLARWGGEPGSQEGQFYYPRGLAVGPDDVVYVADSGNNRVQKFDLEGNVQKAWGKFGFAWRGADMGRFDVPWGLTTDQDGNVYVSDTSNSRIQKFQADGQPLLKWGRDGSFDGAFFFPRGVAVDFVGNIYVADESNNRIQKFDTRGSFLTKWGREGNGPGQFKSPWGIACDALGNVYVVDSGNHRIQKFDGNGTFLCSFGNRGKTEGQLNFPYGITVDKEGCVFVVDSGNSRVLKYIPTEEEMNRGKEQPTQAEEAGSIQPPRSLAVKAGDTEVFLSWMEVPGAQAYNLYFSTSPHLTIQGATKIEGVTNPYTHEGLTNDTPYFYAVTASFEDGAESGLSEEMTATPVLIDITAPQNPYAVINHGAFMTNSPDVVVTISATDLDTGVGAYFISESPLTPMAGTPGWVDVTPAIKFGATIPFILSPSDGQKTIYVWFKDVGNNVSTPATTTILVNTSGYLCVAKWGKPGRGASLLHGGEFMAPMYGLTVDRQGSLFVVDNGNNRVQKFDNAGNFIILWGNFGSANANFHNPTGMACDGNGDVWVVDTNNHRVQKFDGKLGGYLMKFGSRGNGEGQFNAPWGIAVDRVRGYLYVVDSANFRVQKFDMTGEFIMAWGSFGNGDGQFYFPRGVAVDQEDGSVYIVDMGNHRIQKFDTSTNVLPQLLTRWGGSPIAGHASSPLAQEAGQLRSPWGITVDGAGDVYVTDTGNHRIEKFDREGNFITQWGGFGNGDGQFNFPYGIAVDAKGSVFVVDSGNTRVQQFMPAEEGSERLQDEAEELAELEKVQRTQNV from the coding sequence GTGATGAAAGACTGGCTCTGTGATGACACGCGCTACGCCGATCGGTTCCGTCTCTTCGTTCAAGGTCTTCATGATGAATGGGGTGGTGGGGATTCCGTCGCTGAAGAGGAAGAACTCCCGCCGCCTCCGCAGAATGTTCAGGCCAAACCCGGCAACGGACGTATTACGCTGACATGGGATCCGGTTCCGGATGCCATGTACTACAACCTCTACTTCCAGACAACGAAGGGTGTGCAGATCAAGTTTTCTGAACTCACCCGTCCCATCGCCAGTGCCGACGATTTCAAGAGCGTCATCGGTGTGAAAAAAGAGAAGGCCAGCTGTATCGAAGGCCCGACCAGTCCGTACGTTCACGATGATCTGGCCAATGGGACCTGTTATCACTATGTGGTTACCGTGGTGACCTCGAAGGGGGAAAGTCCTGAATCGCAAGAAGTGATGGCAATTCCGTCGCCGTATCTCCTTTCGATGGTGATTGGTCAGGAAGGCGTAGAGGATGGTGAACTCAGCTCTCCCACGGGGATTGCGCTCGACAAAGACGGCCATATTTACGTGGCCGATACCGACAACCATTCGATCCAAAAATTCGACAAATCTGGAACCTTTTTGGCTCGATGGGGCGGTGAACCCGGTTCGCAAGAAGGGCAGTTCTATTATCCGCGTGGGCTGGCGGTTGGACCGGACGATGTGGTGTATGTGGCCGATAGCGGAAACAACCGTGTCCAAAAGTTCGATCTGGAAGGCAATGTGCAGAAGGCCTGGGGCAAGTTTGGGTTTGCCTGGCGCGGCGCCGATATGGGCCGCTTCGATGTGCCGTGGGGACTCACGACGGATCAAGACGGGAATGTCTATGTGTCGGATACCAGCAACTCGCGCATTCAAAAGTTCCAAGCCGATGGTCAACCGCTGTTGAAATGGGGGCGCGACGGCAGCTTCGACGGGGCATTCTTTTTCCCCCGCGGTGTGGCGGTGGATTTCGTCGGCAATATCTATGTCGCCGATGAGAGCAATAACCGTATTCAAAAGTTCGATACCCGCGGCAGCTTTTTGACGAAATGGGGGCGCGAGGGAAATGGACCTGGACAGTTCAAGTCGCCCTGGGGTATCGCGTGCGATGCACTCGGGAACGTCTATGTCGTCGATAGTGGAAATCATCGAATTCAGAAGTTCGACGGCAACGGAACCTTTCTCTGCTCGTTCGGCAATCGAGGGAAAACCGAGGGGCAGCTCAATTTCCCCTATGGGATCACCGTGGATAAAGAGGGGTGTGTGTTCGTCGTCGATAGCGGCAATAGCCGCGTACTCAAGTACATACCGACTGAAGAAGAAATGAATCGTGGAAAAGAGCAGCCGACACAGGCAGAAGAGGCCGGGTCAATACAGCCACCCCGCAGTCTCGCGGTGAAGGCCGGTGATACCGAGGTTTTCCTGAGCTGGATGGAAGTGCCGGGCGCCCAGGCCTATAACCTCTATTTCAGTACCTCTCCTCATCTCACGATACAAGGCGCGACCAAGATCGAAGGCGTGACGAATCCCTACACGCACGAAGGTCTTACGAACGATACCCCGTATTTTTATGCGGTGACGGCTTCGTTCGAAGATGGGGCGGAGAGCGGCTTATCGGAAGAAATGACGGCGACGCCCGTGCTGATCGATATCACGGCGCCGCAGAATCCCTATGCGGTGATCAATCACGGCGCGTTTATGACGAACTCACCGGATGTGGTCGTGACGATCTCGGCGACCGACTTGGATACGGGGGTCGGTGCCTATTTCATTTCGGAAAGCCCATTGACCCCGATGGCGGGTACTCCGGGGTGGGTCGATGTCACGCCGGCCATCAAATTTGGGGCGACCATTCCCTTCATCCTGTCCCCCTCGGATGGGCAAAAGACGATTTACGTGTGGTTCAAGGATGTTGGGAATAACGTCTCGACACCAGCCACCACGACCATTCTGGTCAATACATCCGGATATCTGTGTGTGGCGAAATGGGGGAAGCCGGGTCGTGGCGCGTCGCTGTTACATGGCGGCGAATTCATGGCACCCATGTACGGACTTACTGTTGATCGGCAGGGATCGCTGTTTGTCGTCGACAACGGCAATAATCGCGTTCAGAAGTTCGATAACGCCGGCAACTTCATCATTCTCTGGGGAAACTTCGGGTCCGCGAACGCCAACTTTCACAATCCCACCGGCATGGCCTGCGACGGAAACGGTGACGTCTGGGTGGTCGATACGAACAACCATCGCGTGCAAAAGTTCGATGGCAAGCTCGGTGGATATCTGATGAAATTCGGCTCGCGTGGGAACGGCGAGGGGCAGTTTAATGCCCCGTGGGGCATCGCGGTCGACCGTGTACGTGGCTACCTCTATGTCGTCGACAGCGCAAATTTCCGTGTACAGAAGTTCGACATGACGGGCGAGTTCATCATGGCCTGGGGCAGCTTTGGGAACGGCGATGGGCAGTTCTATTTTCCGCGCGGCGTGGCCGTCGATCAGGAGGATGGATCAGTCTACATCGTCGACATGGGGAATCATCGCATCCAGAAGTTCGACACCAGTACCAATGTGTTGCCGCAGTTGTTGACGAGGTGGGGAGGCAGTCCAATTGCCGGGCATGCCAGCAGTCCCTTGGCACAGGAAGCCGGTCAGTTGCGCTCCCCCTGGGGAATCACCGTCGATGGGGCCGGCGACGTGTATGTGACGGATACGGGCAATCACCGCATCGAGAAATTCGACCGCGAGGGGAATTTTATCACGCAATGGGGCGGGTTCGGAAACGGTGACGGGCAATTCAATTTTCCGTATGGGATTGCAGTCGATGCGAAGGGGAGTGTCTTTGTCGTCGACAGCGGCAACACGCGCGTGCAGCAGTTCATGCCTGCGGAAGAGGGCAGTGAACGTTTGCAGGATGAGGCTGAGGAGCTGGCTGAGTTGGAGAAGGTGCAACGAACCCAGAACGTCTGA
- the guaB gene encoding IMP dehydrogenase: protein MLDKEPRLGLTYDDVVLMPAKSQILPSDVETGTQVSRNIRINIPLVSAAMDTVTEARLAIAMAREGGIGILHRVLSPADQAIEVDKVKKSESGMILDPVTISPDETIRDAHQLMAKYRISGIPVTQGRKLVGILTNRDLRFESRMDLKVSQVMKRERLVTAPEGTSLEKAREILHEHRIEKLPVVNKQYELKGLITIKDIEKRIKYPNACKDSHGRLRVGAAVGVGRDTEERVALLKKSGVDLVVIDTAHGHSQAVLDTAKMIKKLYPDLELVAGNIGTAEAAKDMLKVGVDAVKVGVGPGSICTTRIVSGAGMPQLTAIADCAKVLRKSGVPIIADGGIKFSGDITKALAAGASAVMLGGLFAGTEEAPGETVLYQARTYKVYRGMGSIGAMERGGGDRYGQAGQSAQKLVPEGIEGRVPYKGPVAAVVYQLVGGVKSGMGYCGCKTIADLQRNATFIRQSVAGLRESHVHDVIITKEAPNYRMDWE from the coding sequence ATGCTTGATAAAGAACCACGACTGGGATTGACCTACGACGATGTGGTCCTCATGCCGGCTAAGTCCCAGATTCTGCCCAGCGATGTTGAAACCGGCACACAGGTGTCGCGCAATATCCGGATCAACATTCCGCTCGTCAGCGCCGCGATGGATACCGTGACGGAAGCTCGACTGGCGATCGCCATGGCGCGCGAAGGTGGGATCGGCATTCTTCATCGGGTGCTGTCTCCGGCCGATCAAGCGATCGAAGTGGATAAGGTCAAGAAATCGGAGAGCGGGATGATTCTGGATCCGGTGACGATTTCGCCGGATGAAACGATTCGTGATGCCCACCAACTGATGGCGAAGTATCGGATCTCCGGTATTCCTGTCACCCAAGGGCGCAAGTTGGTGGGGATCCTCACCAATCGGGATCTCCGATTTGAAAGCCGGATGGACCTGAAGGTTTCACAAGTCATGAAGCGGGAACGGCTGGTGACGGCGCCGGAGGGCACCAGTCTGGAGAAGGCGCGAGAAATTCTCCATGAACATCGAATCGAAAAGCTGCCGGTGGTGAACAAGCAGTATGAGCTCAAAGGCCTCATTACCATCAAAGATATTGAAAAACGTATCAAGTATCCCAACGCCTGTAAGGATAGTCATGGGCGGTTACGGGTGGGCGCCGCAGTCGGCGTAGGGCGAGATACGGAGGAGCGGGTGGCTCTGCTGAAAAAATCCGGTGTGGATCTGGTGGTCATTGACACGGCGCACGGACATTCGCAGGCCGTACTGGATACCGCAAAGATGATCAAGAAGCTGTATCCTGATCTTGAGCTGGTCGCGGGGAATATTGGTACGGCGGAGGCAGCCAAAGACATGCTCAAAGTCGGAGTCGATGCGGTGAAGGTTGGAGTCGGACCGGGATCGATCTGTACGACGCGCATCGTGTCGGGTGCCGGAATGCCGCAGTTAACCGCCATCGCAGATTGCGCCAAGGTTTTGCGTAAAAGCGGAGTTCCGATCATTGCCGATGGAGGCATCAAGTTTTCGGGCGACATCACGAAGGCCCTGGCTGCTGGGGCATCGGCCGTTATGCTCGGCGGGCTCTTTGCTGGAACAGAAGAAGCTCCAGGTGAGACCGTCCTCTATCAAGCGAGAACCTACAAAGTTTACCGCGGCATGGGCTCTATCGGAGCGATGGAGCGAGGCGGGGGAGATCGATACGGACAGGCCGGCCAGTCGGCACAGAAGCTTGTTCCGGAAGGGATTGAGGGACGTGTTCCCTACAAAGGCCCGGTAGCGGCGGTGGTGTACCAGTTGGTCGGTGGCGTCAAATCAGGGATGGGCTACTGCGGCTGCAAAACGATCGCCGATCTCCAACGGAACGCGACGTTCATCAGGCAATCCGTGGCTGGCCTCCGTGAAAGCCATGTGCATGATGTGATCATTACCAAAGAGGCGCCGAACTACCGTATGGATTGGGAGTAG
- the guaA gene encoding glutamine-hydrolyzing GMP synthase, which produces MELWHDRILVLDFGSQYTQLIARRIREAQVYSQIFPCTAPLATILAYRPKGIVLSGGPSSVYEKKAPVVAKELFDQHIPILGICYGMQLVTHLSGGEVGKSLHREYGRADLTIEDESDLFKGIGSDKKTSVWMSHGDRIERMPPGFRSIAHTSNSPVAAMKRDDHKRRVYCLQFHPEVAHTLEGAQILRNFVYEICGCKPTWTMQSYVETAVTQIRQQVGKERVICALSGGVDSSVAAALTHRAIGDQLTCIFVDNGVLRAGEREQVQKTFASQLHLNLRVLDGTKQFLAGLKHVTDPERKRKIIGRQFIKQFEAESKKLKGTKYLVQGTLYPDVIESVSFKGPSATIKTHHNVGGLPARMKLKLIEPLRELFKDEVRVLGQELELPDEIIWRQPFPGPGLAIRVLGSVTAERLAILRAAEAIVDQEIRSAGLYREIWQAFAVLLPIRTVGVMGDQRTYEHVIAIRAVTSVDGMTADWARIPTDVLGRISNRIINEVKGVNRVVYDISSKPPSTIEWE; this is translated from the coding sequence ATGGAACTCTGGCACGATAGAATCCTCGTCCTCGATTTCGGCTCGCAGTATACGCAGCTGATCGCTCGACGTATTCGCGAAGCCCAAGTCTATTCTCAAATTTTCCCCTGCACAGCCCCGCTGGCAACCATTCTGGCCTATCGGCCGAAGGGGATTGTGCTGTCCGGCGGACCATCCAGTGTCTACGAAAAGAAAGCGCCGGTCGTCGCTAAGGAACTGTTCGATCAACACATCCCGATCCTCGGCATCTGCTACGGCATGCAGCTCGTCACGCATCTCTCCGGCGGAGAAGTCGGCAAATCGCTACATCGGGAGTATGGCCGTGCGGATCTCACTATCGAGGATGAGAGCGATCTCTTTAAGGGTATCGGATCCGACAAGAAGACGTCTGTGTGGATGTCGCATGGAGATCGCATAGAGCGGATGCCTCCAGGATTTCGATCGATCGCCCATACGAGCAACTCGCCCGTCGCTGCGATGAAGCGAGATGATCACAAGCGACGCGTCTATTGCCTGCAGTTCCATCCCGAAGTGGCACACACGCTGGAAGGGGCGCAGATCCTCCGCAACTTCGTGTACGAGATTTGCGGCTGCAAGCCAACTTGGACCATGCAGTCCTATGTCGAAACGGCGGTTACACAGATTCGCCAACAGGTCGGGAAGGAGCGAGTGATTTGTGCATTGAGCGGTGGCGTGGATTCATCGGTGGCAGCGGCGCTCACGCACCGGGCGATCGGTGACCAATTGACCTGTATCTTCGTCGATAACGGTGTGTTACGAGCAGGGGAACGGGAGCAAGTCCAAAAGACTTTCGCCTCGCAGCTACATCTCAATCTACGGGTCCTGGACGGCACGAAGCAATTTCTGGCCGGTCTCAAACATGTGACGGACCCCGAGCGAAAGCGGAAGATCATCGGCAGGCAGTTCATCAAGCAATTCGAAGCGGAATCAAAGAAGCTCAAAGGCACCAAGTATCTTGTGCAAGGTACGCTCTATCCTGATGTGATTGAGAGTGTCAGCTTCAAAGGTCCATCGGCAACGATCAAGACACACCATAATGTCGGGGGATTGCCGGCCCGCATGAAACTTAAGCTGATTGAACCGCTTCGGGAGTTGTTTAAGGATGAAGTGCGGGTGCTGGGCCAAGAGCTGGAATTGCCGGACGAGATTATCTGGCGACAACCGTTCCCAGGCCCAGGGTTGGCGATTCGCGTACTGGGTTCTGTGACTGCTGAACGGTTGGCGATCTTGCGTGCAGCGGAGGCGATTGTTGATCAGGAGATCCGAAGTGCAGGCCTCTATCGCGAGATCTGGCAGGCCTTTGCTGTTCTGTTGCCGATCAGGACCGTTGGGGTAATGGGCGATCAGCGGACCTACGAACATGTGATTGCGATTCGTGCCGTCACGAGTGTGGATGGCATGACGGCAGATTGGGCCAGGATTCCTACTGACGTGCTGGGTCGCATATCGAATCGCATCATCAATGAAGTGAAAGGTGTGAATCGGGTCGTGTACGACATCAGCTCAAAACCACCCAGTACGATTGAATGGGAGTAG
- a CDS encoding rRNA pseudouridine synthase — MAVRLQKLIASTGLSSRRKAETLIATGRVTVNGKVVTELGTKVDPDRDHVKVDGKHLNSAQPYVYLMLNKPKNVMSTLDDPGGRDTVKDFLHGVSVRVFPVGRLDFDSEGLMLLTNNGELAQALLHPRYQVSKTYLIKVKGVLTESEIGQLQHGVKLEDGMTSPAVVKKIKRAEANSWLEITIREGRKHQVKRMLESVGHMVIKLMRVRMGPLVLGHLEPGEFRFLTDREANALRELVEHRVTAVEQGAEPMAGPKRLVRRKGWARPLRAKKNVGKKARTA; from the coding sequence ATGGCAGTTCGACTCCAAAAACTCATTGCGAGTACCGGGCTCTCCTCTCGCCGCAAAGCCGAGACGTTGATTGCGACCGGTCGCGTCACGGTGAATGGCAAGGTGGTCACCGAACTTGGGACGAAGGTTGATCCCGACCGCGATCACGTGAAAGTGGACGGTAAGCATCTGAATTCGGCACAACCGTATGTGTATCTGATGCTGAACAAACCCAAGAACGTGATGTCGACGTTGGACGATCCCGGAGGACGAGACACCGTGAAGGACTTTCTTCATGGCGTCTCCGTGCGGGTGTTTCCGGTTGGTCGGTTGGACTTTGATAGTGAAGGACTGATGCTGCTCACCAATAACGGTGAGTTGGCGCAGGCCCTTCTGCATCCGCGGTATCAGGTGTCCAAGACTTATCTCATTAAAGTCAAAGGCGTGCTGACAGAGTCCGAAATCGGCCAACTCCAACACGGAGTTAAGCTTGAGGATGGCATGACGAGTCCGGCGGTCGTGAAGAAGATCAAGAGAGCTGAGGCAAACTCCTGGCTGGAGATCACGATTCGGGAAGGCCGCAAGCATCAAGTGAAGCGCATGCTGGAATCCGTGGGGCATATGGTGATCAAGCTGATGCGCGTCAGGATGGGGCCACTCGTGCTTGGTCATTTGGAGCCGGGCGAGTTTCGATTCCTCACCGATCGAGAGGCCAATGCGTTGCGCGAATTGGTTGAGCACCGCGTGACTGCGGTCGAACAGGGGGCAGAGCCGATGGCTGGTCCCAAACGGCTGGTCAGGCGCAAGGGCTGGGCCAGACCGCTGAGGGCGAAGAAGAATGTCGGAAAGAAAGCGAGAACGGCATGA